A section of the Ovis canadensis isolate MfBH-ARS-UI-01 breed Bighorn chromosome 1, ARS-UI_OviCan_v2, whole genome shotgun sequence genome encodes:
- the PLAAT1 gene encoding phospholipase A and acyltransferase 1 isoform X1 encodes MAFNDCFSLSYPGNPQPGDLIEVFRPCYQHWALYLGDGYVINIAPLEDGISTSFTSAKSVFSRKALVKMQLLKDVVGKDTYRINNKYDDTYPPLPVEEVIQRSEFVIGQEVEYDILVNNCEHFVTLLRYGEGVSEQASRAISTIGFVTAAAGAFSFLGLFPKRLRPKFY; translated from the exons ATGGCATTTAATGATTGCTTTAGTTTGAGCTATCCTGGCAATCCTCAGCCAGGGGATTTGATTGAAGTGTTTCGTCCTTGTTATCAACATTGGGCACTGTACTTGGGTGATGGGTATGTTATCAACATAGCACCTCTAG AGGATGGCATTTCCACCTCGTTTACAAGTGCCAAGTCTGTATTCAGCAGAAAGGCCCTGGTGAAGATGCAGCTTTTGAAGGatgttgttggaaaagacacatacagaataaacaataaatatgatGATACATATCCTCCTCTCCCTGTTGAAGAAGTTATCCAACGGTCAGAGTTTGTTATTGGGCAAGAGGTGGAATATGACATACTTGTCAACAACTGTGAGCATTTTGTGACTTTGCTTCGATACGGAGAAGGAGTTTCAGAGCAG GCCAGCCGAGCAATAAGTACCATTGGGTTTGTGACAGCTGCTGCTggtgccttctccttcctgggcttgTTTCCAAAAAGACTAAGACCAAAATTCTATTAA
- the PLAAT1 gene encoding phospholipase A and acyltransferase 1 isoform X3 — protein sequence MAFNDCFSLSYPGNPQPGDLIEVFRPCYQHWALYLGDGYVINIAPLEDGISTSFTSAKSVFSRKALVKMQLLKDVVGKDTYRINNKYDDTYPPLPVEEVIQRSEFVIGQEVEYDILVNNCEHFVTLLRYGEGVSEQSLS from the exons ATGGCATTTAATGATTGCTTTAGTTTGAGCTATCCTGGCAATCCTCAGCCAGGGGATTTGATTGAAGTGTTTCGTCCTTGTTATCAACATTGGGCACTGTACTTGGGTGATGGGTATGTTATCAACATAGCACCTCTAG AGGATGGCATTTCCACCTCGTTTACAAGTGCCAAGTCTGTATTCAGCAGAAAGGCCCTGGTGAAGATGCAGCTTTTGAAGGatgttgttggaaaagacacatacagaataaacaataaatatgatGATACATATCCTCCTCTCCCTGTTGAAGAAGTTATCCAACGGTCAGAGTTTGTTATTGGGCAAGAGGTGGAATATGACATACTTGTCAACAACTGTGAGCATTTTGTGACTTTGCTTCGATACGGAGAAGGAGTTTCAGAGCAG AGCCTCAGCTGA
- the PLAAT1 gene encoding phospholipase A and acyltransferase 1 isoform X2, with translation MAFNDCFSLSYPGNPQPGDLIEVFRPCYQHWALYLGDGYVINIAPLEDGISTSFTSAKSVFSRKALVKMQLLKDVVGKDTYRINNKYDDTYPPLPVEEVIQRSEFVIGQEVEYDILVNNCEHFVTLLRYGEGVSEQVVALGRRTTFPLLRYKFIFLW, from the exons ATGGCATTTAATGATTGCTTTAGTTTGAGCTATCCTGGCAATCCTCAGCCAGGGGATTTGATTGAAGTGTTTCGTCCTTGTTATCAACATTGGGCACTGTACTTGGGTGATGGGTATGTTATCAACATAGCACCTCTAG AGGATGGCATTTCCACCTCGTTTACAAGTGCCAAGTCTGTATTCAGCAGAAAGGCCCTGGTGAAGATGCAGCTTTTGAAGGatgttgttggaaaagacacatacagaataaacaataaatatgatGATACATATCCTCCTCTCCCTGTTGAAGAAGTTATCCAACGGTCAGAGTTTGTTATTGGGCAAGAGGTGGAATATGACATACTTGTCAACAACTGTGAGCATTTTGTGACTTTGCTTCGATACGGAGAAGGAGTTTCAGAGCAG GTGGTTGCCCTTGGAAGACGAACCACTTTTCCCTTGCTTCGCTACAAATTTATCTTTCTTTGGTGA